A region of Lycium barbarum isolate Lr01 chromosome 1, ASM1917538v2, whole genome shotgun sequence DNA encodes the following proteins:
- the LOC132633368 gene encoding two-component response regulator ARR11-like isoform X3 translates to MPDMDGFKLLEHVGLEMDLPVIMMSVDGETSRVMNGIQHVACDYLLKLIRVKELRNIWQHVLLKKMQEARDIGNHELDQYDEVWMLNGAEILSGKKRKDFENKHDEKEISDSRRVDSSSMKKARVVCTVDLHQKFVKAVNQIGFDVGHWDNSGGEVEGFCARTRVFIRGNHPVEDLVFLPSPFMEDMLLDSSNSAIVTLYVGSRGNLRILVSLHKGTPFRLGSMHIQVLLCA, encoded by the exons ATGCCTGACATGGATGGATTTAAGCTTCTGGAACATGTTGGACTTGAGATGGATCTTCCCGTCATAA TGATGTCTGTTGATGGTGAAACAAGCAGGGTGATGAACGGTATTCAACACGTTGCATGTGATTATCTCTTAAAGCTTATACGGGTGAAAGAACTTAGGAACATATGGCAGCATGTACTCCTAAAAAAGATGCAGGAAGCAAGGGACATTGGAAATCATGAACTGGACCAATATGATGAAGTGTGGATGCTTAATGGAGCTGAAATCCTTTcaggaaagaagagaaaagatTTTGAGAATAAGCATGATGAAAAAGAAATCTCTGATTCAAGACGTGTTGATTCTTCTTCCATGAAGAAAGCCAGAGTAGTTTGCACTGTCGATCTTCATCAAAAATTTGTCAAGGCTGTAAACCAGATTGGATTTGACG TTGGTCATTGGGACAACTCTGGTGGAGAAGTTGAAGGATTTTGTGCTAGAACTAGAGTTTTCATAAGAGGGAATCATCCAGTTGAGGATCTAGTATTCTTGCCTTCTCCG TTCATGGAAGATATGCTGCTGGATTCCTCAAATTCTGCTATAGTGACACTTTATGTTGGCTCAAGAGGCAACTTGAGGATTCTTGTGAGCCTGCACAAG GGTACTCCTTTCCGTTTGGGTAGCATGCATATTCAAGTACTGTTATGTGCATAA
- the LOC132633368 gene encoding two-component response regulator ARR11-like isoform X1: protein MPDMDGFKLLEHVGLEMDLPVIMMSVDGETSRVMNGIQHVACDYLLKLIRVKELRNIWQHVLLKKMQEARDIGNHELDQYDEVWMLNGAEILSGKKRKDFENKHDEKEISDSRRVDSSSMKKARVVCTVDLHQKFVKAVNQIGFDVGHWDNSGGEVEGFCARTRVFIRGNHPVEDLVFLPSPFMEDMLLDSSNSAIVTLYVGSRGNLRILVSLHKGWPHSDFSVNVWFLDMSLCYGFL, encoded by the exons ATGCCTGACATGGATGGATTTAAGCTTCTGGAACATGTTGGACTTGAGATGGATCTTCCCGTCATAA TGATGTCTGTTGATGGTGAAACAAGCAGGGTGATGAACGGTATTCAACACGTTGCATGTGATTATCTCTTAAAGCTTATACGGGTGAAAGAACTTAGGAACATATGGCAGCATGTACTCCTAAAAAAGATGCAGGAAGCAAGGGACATTGGAAATCATGAACTGGACCAATATGATGAAGTGTGGATGCTTAATGGAGCTGAAATCCTTTcaggaaagaagagaaaagatTTTGAGAATAAGCATGATGAAAAAGAAATCTCTGATTCAAGACGTGTTGATTCTTCTTCCATGAAGAAAGCCAGAGTAGTTTGCACTGTCGATCTTCATCAAAAATTTGTCAAGGCTGTAAACCAGATTGGATTTGACG TTGGTCATTGGGACAACTCTGGTGGAGAAGTTGAAGGATTTTGTGCTAGAACTAGAGTTTTCATAAGAGGGAATCATCCAGTTGAGGATCTAGTATTCTTGCCTTCTCCG TTCATGGAAGATATGCTGCTGGATTCCTCAAATTCTGCTATAGTGACACTTTATGTTGGCTCAAGAGGCAACTTGAGGATTCTTGTGAGCCTGCACAAG GGCTGGCCTCACTCTGATTTTTCGGTGAACGTGTG
- the LOC132633368 gene encoding two-component response regulator ARR11-like isoform X2 codes for MPDMDGFKLLEHVGLEMDLPVIMMSVDGETSRVMNGIQHVACDYLLKLIRVKELRNIWQHVLLKKMQEARDIGNHELDQYDEVWMLNGAEILSGKKRKDFENKHDEKEISDSRRVDSSSMKKARVVCTVDLHQKFVKAVNQIGFDVGHWDNSGGEVEGFCARTRVFIRGNHPVEDLVFLPSPFMEDMLLDSSNSAIVTLYVGSRGNLRILVSLHKVPRHVPMLWFFVMQKIGY; via the exons ATGCCTGACATGGATGGATTTAAGCTTCTGGAACATGTTGGACTTGAGATGGATCTTCCCGTCATAA TGATGTCTGTTGATGGTGAAACAAGCAGGGTGATGAACGGTATTCAACACGTTGCATGTGATTATCTCTTAAAGCTTATACGGGTGAAAGAACTTAGGAACATATGGCAGCATGTACTCCTAAAAAAGATGCAGGAAGCAAGGGACATTGGAAATCATGAACTGGACCAATATGATGAAGTGTGGATGCTTAATGGAGCTGAAATCCTTTcaggaaagaagagaaaagatTTTGAGAATAAGCATGATGAAAAAGAAATCTCTGATTCAAGACGTGTTGATTCTTCTTCCATGAAGAAAGCCAGAGTAGTTTGCACTGTCGATCTTCATCAAAAATTTGTCAAGGCTGTAAACCAGATTGGATTTGACG TTGGTCATTGGGACAACTCTGGTGGAGAAGTTGAAGGATTTTGTGCTAGAACTAGAGTTTTCATAAGAGGGAATCATCCAGTTGAGGATCTAGTATTCTTGCCTTCTCCG TTCATGGAAGATATGCTGCTGGATTCCTCAAATTCTGCTATAGTGACACTTTATGTTGGCTCAAGAGGCAACTTGAGGATTCTTGTGAGCCTGCACAAG